From the genome of Thermoanaerobaculales bacterium:
TCGCGCGTCAGCTGGCCCTCCTGGTCACCGGTCCCCGCGGTCACCGAAACCGCGTGGCCGGGGAAGACCATCGACGTGCACTGGTCGTGGAGTTCACTGGTCAGGTTGATGGTCACGTAATCGCCCTGGTTCACGATGATCGTCGGCCCGGGGTACTGGGGCAGTCCGACGCCCTCGTGCCCGTCCAGATCCTCATAGCCCCAGAACTCGTAGGAGCCGCCGTCCGCGATGACGATTTCGCCCTCGCCGGCGGCAAAGTTGAAGGTGGTGACGCCCGTGATGCCCTCGATCGTGGCCTGGGCGCTGCCGGCGGACGCCAGCACCAGGAGTGCGGCGCCGACCGCGAGGGCCCAGGAGGTTCGGTTCCGTGTCGTCGTGTTGTTCATCATGTCCTCCTCAGCCCTAGTCGATGACGATCTTCGTCATCATGCCGCCGAGATCGGCGGGGTCGGTGAAGTTGCTCAGGAACTGCACGTCGGCGGCGTACAGGTAGTACTCGCCGGCCGGAACGCCGGCGGTGTGGAGAATGACGTCCGCCGTCATGCCGCCGCCCAGGGTCACCGAGTTCGCCCAGTAGTGGAGCTTGGTGCCGTCGTCGGCCATCAGCTCCTTGGCGTCGATGGCGACGACCTCCATCGGGATCGACGGGCTCGTCAACGTGTGGACCTCAGTGACGTTGAGGTTCGAAAGCCGCAGCAGCACCCGGTCGCCGTCGACCCCGTTCGCCTCGATCAGCGAGCTCACCTGCTGGGAGTTCACCGGACCGTTGAGGTCGGTGACGCCGTCGTCGGGGTCGATCGGCTGCTGGGCCAGCGCACCGGGCACGACCGTGTCCGGGTAGCCGCGGCCGTTGATGACCGGGTAGCGGTCCCACATCAGGGCGAAGGGCAGCGGCTGGACGCCCCAGCTCGCGTCGTGGAAGTCGGGGTCCCAGCTGCCGAGCTGGAGCGGGTACTCCCGGTCGAAGGCGGTCGAGCCGTCCTGGTCGTTGTAGGCGTAGCCGCAGGGAACGCCCGGGTACTGGTCGCCGGGGGCGTCGCACTCGGCTTGGTTGCCGGCCGGGATCGCGTTCGGAGCATAGCCCTCCCAGCTCTGGGCGGCCTCCACGTAGAGGTTGCCGAGCATGCCCATCTGCATGTGCTCGGTGGCCTCGACGTGGCAGTGGTAGATGAAGGTGCCGGGCTCGACCAGGTCGTAGAAGTAGGTCAGGGACGAGCCCTGGTTGATGGCGATGCCCGACTCCGGCAGGCCGTCGAAGATGGTCGACGACTGCGGGAAGCCGTGGAAGTGGACGCTGTGCGGGTCGAAGAGGTCGGGCCGGATCACCATGCCGACGTTCGACAGGGTCAGGTAGAACTTCTTGCCCTGGTCGACTGCGATGGTCGGCGCCGGCCACTCGGCGGCCAGCAGACCATCCTGCATGACGTTGGCGGCCGGGACGCCGGTGACGTCGGCGAAGCCGAACATGTACTTCGGCTCGCCGTCGGCCATCACCGCGAAGCCGTCACCGCCGGTCAGGTGCTTGCACACCACCCCGAGCGAGGCTGCGAGGTTGGGCTCGTTGTAGCGACCCGATGGCGGGCCGGTCGAGACGATGTCGAGGCAGTCCCCGTCGCCGTTGCGATCGCACGGGCACTGGATGTGGACCTGGGCCGAGGCCGGGACGACCGTGAGCACGACCGCGGCGACCGCCAGCATCAGGTTTCGGTAGAGCCTTCTGCTTTCCATGATTCACTCCTTCTGATGTCGGCCGGATCCCCGCCGGGTCGCCCCGACGGGGATCCGCCGCGGTTGTGTCATTCCGTGTTCAGCTCGTTGTCGATCGCGTCCTGCCCGGCGCCGCCGGGCAGGGCCTTGAGGCCGAGAGGCGCCTGTTCATCGGCCCCGATGTCGAAGCCCGCTCCCTGCGGCCGCGCGTCGCCATCGAAGTCGTCGCCGAGTCCGCCCGCTGCTGCATCGTGGGCGGCTGAGCCTGAGAGAATGTGGTAGTCGCCATACAGAACGCCCGGATCGCCGTCGTTCGA
Proteins encoded in this window:
- a CDS encoding multicopper oxidase domain-containing protein, whose amino-acid sequence is MESRRLYRNLMLAVAAVVLTVVPASAQVHIQCPCDRNGDGDCLDIVSTGPPSGRYNEPNLAASLGVVCKHLTGGDGFAVMADGEPKYMFGFADVTGVPAANVMQDGLLAAEWPAPTIAVDQGKKFYLTLSNVGMVIRPDLFDPHSVHFHGFPQSSTIFDGLPESGIAINQGSSLTYFYDLVEPGTFIYHCHVEATEHMQMGMLGNLYVEAAQSWEGYAPNAIPAGNQAECDAPGDQYPGVPCGYAYNDQDGSTAFDREYPLQLGSWDPDFHDASWGVQPLPFALMWDRYPVINGRGYPDTVVPGALAQQPIDPDDGVTDLNGPVNSQQVSSLIEANGVDGDRVLLRLSNLNVTEVHTLTSPSIPMEVVAIDAKELMADDGTKLHYWANSVTLGGGMTADVILHTAGVPAGEYYLYAADVQFLSNFTDPADLGGMMTKIVID